Below is a genomic region from Leptospira bourretii.
AAATTCAAAACCCAATCATGGGAATACATTTCTTTCAAAGGTTCCATACAAACTAGAACGAATCTACATTTGCCTATCGTAAATGGAATCGAAAAAGCAAACCTGCTTTAATATACGAATTACAAATAATACCCCATTTTGTCGGTTTCTCGAAGTCGTTATAGATTTTTCAATTAAAATTGATCGTGAAACGAATTTACAAACCACAAATAAACCCACTACAAATGGGTTAGATGTAGCTGAACTGCTAGATTTATGTATTTCGTATATAAAGATTGGGATCGGTTATTTATTTACTGCTCAAGGATGGATATGGATATCTTTTCTTGGGTTTTTTCGTAATGGATTTAGGTCATGCCCTGGGACAATCAGGACACCAGGATTTTTAGATTGGAATGCCAATAATTGACCAAGTGAAATCCTTGCAGCTTCTCCATCTGAAGAAATAAAAGGAAGACCAATCGAAGCAGAACGGATGTTATGTTCTGTCCATGCCATGTCACCAGTTAACAAGACTGGTCCAGATCCTAAATTTACCAAAAGAGAAATATGTCCTGGTGTATGCCCTGGTGTGGAAAGAACCAAAATAGATCCGTCTCCCACCAAATCATACGATCCCTCAAAGGATCCAAATTGGTTTTTAGAAGAAAAATCGATTTGAAACCAGTTTGATATGCCATCATACTCAGTGTTCACATAATTATAGTTTGGTGATTCTGTCCCATGTTTTATTTCTCGCCGGTCTGCGACAATTCTCGCATTTGGAAATTCCTCTACTGCCCCAACATGTTCTGGATGAAAGTGAGAAACTAAAAGATCTCGTATAGAATCTGGATTTTTTCCAGTTGTTTTCAATTGGTTGCGGAAGTCCTGACCCCGGTCTTGTTCCATCGGCATGAGTCCCACACGATGTATCCAACCTAAATGTTCAGAGGGATTCGTTGCAATCTCGGAATGGTGTCCTGCTTCAAACGCAACCAAACCGTAGGTTGGATGGGAAATTAAATATGCCGGTTGGTCCATGCTGATTTTCCCTTCGCCGCCAGTGTAAGCAGCCCAGCCATCAATGACCATTCGTCCCGTTTGGAAAACTTCCAGTTTGAGACCTTCAATCGGTTTCTCCAGTTGGACCGGAGGAACTTCTTTCGTATAGGGAATCGCGGCTCTGCTAAAACAGCCAAAAAAAGAAAAAAGAACTACCAAAACAAATATCGGAGTTAGGGATTTCATAATTATCTCTCCACTAAGATTCTTAATGTAAAGATAATTTGATTTTTACTTTGACGTCAAGATAAATTTCGAAAGCCTCCGATTATGGATGCGATGGAAGAAATAATCGAACAATGGCGAAAAGAAATCCCCACACTTTCCCTACGCGGAATGGAAGTATTCGGACGTTTGGGACAAGCGGCCATTCTTGCAAGTGATGCTGTGGAATCTAGTTTAAGCAAATTAGGATTAAAAATGGGAGAATTTGATGTTTTGGCTTCACTTCGTAGATCGGGACCTCCCTTCCAATTAAATCCTACTCAGCTTTGGCAAGGAATGTTACTCTCCTCTGGTGCCATGACCAACCGCTTGGACCGTCTTGAAATAGCAGGTTATATCGAGAGATTTCCCGATCCTAACGATAGGAGAGCCACCTTAGTTTCACTAACAGAAAAAGGTTTAAAACTGATTAACGAAGCTGTTGTTTTGCACACCCAAAACGAAGATGAGTGCATTCAGGATTTTACAGTAGAAGAAATAACTTCCTTAAATTCTCTCTTATCAAAACTAAAACGGTCGATAGAAAAAACAAAGAAATAACAAACGTTTGCCTGTAAATTTCAGATATTTATACTAAATAAAAATTTGTTGGATAGGTGTTTAAAAAACTGAGTTTACTCCGCAGGCAACCAGACAGCAAAACAAGCTCCGTTTGGCACATCCTCCAGTTCAATTTTTCCACCCGTTTGTAAAACAATTTTCTTACAAATATCAAGACCTAAACCCATTCCTTCTCCGTCAGGTTTTGTAGTAAAAAATGGATCAAAAATCTTATCTTTGATTTTGTCAGGAATCCCCGTACCAGAATCAATGATTGAAACTTTGATCCACGGTTCAATCCATTGAATTTTGATTTCTAATGTACCGGCATAACTCATCGCTTGTAATGCGTTGTTCAAAAGATTGATCCAAACTTGATTGAGTTTGTCTCTATTCCCTTTGCACTTTTTGTCGGTTGAATAAGACTTAATTATATTAACTTTACTTAGGTTGTAATGGTAAAGAGACAGTATGGTTTCTATTTCAAAAATAACATCTACAACTGTGTTTCCACTCAAAATATCTTTATCTGTAACCAAATAACTTTTTAGAGCACGAATCACATGTGTCGCTTTTTCTGATGCGACTGAGATGATTTGATTCGAACGATAAGCTGCAGATATTGTTGCAACAGTTTCAAGGATGGTAAGAGAATTTTCGCTTTCTAAGATTTGACTGAGTTCATCGCCTAATCGATAAGCACCAGTTTCAACGACAAGTTGCATATGTTTTCCATATAAATCCATCTTTAATGTTGATGAATATTTTGAAGCGAGATCCTTTTTTATCAATCTTTCTGCCTTTCCTTCAAGGAAGGTTTGGTTTTTGATACTTTCTTCTAACACTTTATTAAATCGAACAGAATCCTCTTTACTAAATCCAAGAATTGTTTCGACGATTTTATTAATTTTATTATTTAGAAAATCAGCAAGAGATTGATTGGAAGAAACTATGGCTCCTAGCGGTGTATTTAATTCGTGGGCCATACCAGCGGCAAGTTGTCCGAGCACTGCTAATTTTTCAGAAGAAAGAAGTCGATCTTGAGCTTCCGTAAGTTCTTTTAAAGTATTCAATAAACTTTGGTTCAATACTTGTAAATATTCATTAGAATTTTTTAATTCTTCTGTTCGAACTTCAACCTGTTTCTTTAAGTTTTCCGAATATTGTTTTTCCAAACGACGCCATTGCACCAACCAAACAACTATAAAAATAGAAACAACTACTCCAAAAGAATAATAAATCCAATCGTAATTTGTTTGAGGATTGGGATCATAAATAAAACCCCGTAGATTCATATTTTTAGGAAGCATTCCGAGATCTGCATACACATCATTGATGTGTTTCCAACGCCCTGGATTCATATAACCCATCTCCACAAGCACTGGTTGGATTAATGGAGTCATTTGTTTTGCTTCAAATAATAGTCTTTCCTTCGAATTTCTTTTAGAGTATTTTTCATAAATCAAATCTACAATTTCTTCCTCATGGCTCATTGCATATTGCCAACCACGAAGACTTGCTTCTCTAAATGCTTTTACTCGATCAGGATGTTCCCGAACCTCGATTTCACTTGTAAAAAAATTATCACCATAAAAATCAATTCCAGCTACACGAGGTGAATATTCTACGAAAGGAAAACCTGCTTTTTTAAAATCATAGGCTTGCGTTGTGGCATATCCTGAAAAGGCATCCACCTTACCCGTTATCAAATCATTTGGATCAAATTTATGCTCTATGAGCTGCAAATCCTTTAGTTCTATACCTTCTTTTTTGAGATAAGCAACTATTTCATCCATCCGAGGAGTTAACATCACTCGTTTGCCAGCTAAGTCATGAATACTTTGAATATTGGAAGTTTTTTTAAAAAACAAAACAGAAGGAGAATGTTGAAAAATGACTGCGAGAACAACCACTGGTTTTCCAGCATATCTTTCTTGGATTAGTTCATTACTCCCTACACCATAATGACCGGGAGATTGAATTACTTTTTCGTGAATACCTTTGATTCCAATTGTACTTTCAAAAATCTCAACATCAAGTCCAAGATCTTTGTAATATCCTTTTTCAAGTGCAGCATAGTATCCAGCGAATTGAAATTGATGGAACCATTTTAGGTGAAGGGTTACTTTCTCTGTTCCAAAAATTGGGGAACAAAATATAAACATAACACAAACAGAGAACACATAGTAACATCTTTTAGAGACAGTGCCCCAGCCCATCATCTGTTTTTTATATAGATTTTTTTTACCAAATCAATAATTAAAATAAAAAATCAGCTTTTAATTTTACTTTTAACTTTGTCTATCCAATCTAAATTTAGCTTTGTTTGTTTTTCAGCATACTCAAGGGTCAAAGACCAATACTCCAAGTCTGGATGTTTTTCCCAATCCGTATCAAGTTCCTTTTGAAAGTTTTTTAATAGTTTTAAATCTTCCTTTTGTTTACGGACTTCTTCTTCTAACTGTTGGGTTAGTAATTTTGGATTCATATGCCTTCCAAAAAAAACTTTAAACAACAATTCATTTCTTTTGTTTGTTTGGATCGGTGATTCGTCCATCCAACGTCGGAATGCCTCAAGTCCAGGACGAGTGATTTTATAAACTTTTTTCTTTTTTCCGTTGTTATCCGTTTTTTCCCATTCTCGAATCAATCCTTCTTCTTCTAACTTTGCCAAAGTGGGATAAATTTGTCCGAAACTTTCGCTCCAGAAAAAACTAATTGTGGACTCAATGTATTTTCGGATTTCATATCCATTCATTTCACATTGAGAAAGGATACCTAACAGTGCATATTGTGTTTTGCTTTCTCGTTTCATTAGATTATTTTAATTCATTAATAAATTGATAGTATGTTGAAACAACTTCTTCTGGCGACTCAATTTGTGGCCAATGTCCTATCTTTTCAGATAAAAAATAAATAGGGCGAGAAGGAAAAACTTTGGAAAAACGATCTGACATATTTAATCCTGAGTTTGGATCTGCTGGTCCACAAATATAACAAAATGGAATCTGGGTATCCAACATAGCGTTTGTCCATCGTTTTTGATAACGAACTTTTTCAAACACCAGTCGGCCAATCAGATAAGCAATCGATTTTCCTTCTTTATAGTTTAAAACTTCCCAAAAGATATCTAACCAATGTTTGTTTGGTTGGGTGGCAGGTCCGAAAACACGAAAAAGCGATGCCTCTACAGATTTTCGACTCATTACCTTACTGATTAATTTTCCAATGACGTTTGGGGTTTGAGATAAAAACCTTTGGATCAGTCTCGGATTGTAAACATCAGAAAAAAGACCTCCATTCATAAACGCAATCGAACGTATTTTAAATTTATTTTTTTCCAGTGAAGACAATATTTCTTGCACAACACTAACAGCTAAATCATGGGCCAAAATATCTGCTTCAGTGATTCCTAAATGATTTGCAACTTCATTTACGATTTCTGCATACTCCTCAAACGAATAACGGTGATTTTGTGGTTTATCGGAAAAACCCATACCTAAAAAATCCAGAAGAATGATTTTTCTATCTTTGGATATTTTTGGAATGACTAAACTCCAATCATAACTATTGAACGGATAACCGTGTAAAAGAAATAAATTCCTTCCTTCTCCTATCGTTCGATAGTAAATAGAAAAACCTTTGAAATTTAAGTATTGTCCATTAGATTCAAATTCATTTAGTTCTTTCTGAAAAAATTTCATACTATTTACCTTGTTTGGCTAAAGATTCAACATCTTTGGTCCATTTCAAAAAGTCTGATTGTTTCCGAGTTCCTACCTGAGCAAAAACGCTTACTTTAACAGGAGACACTCCACAAAACTCCAAAGTCCCAAACTTCAACAACTGAACACCCGGAGATTTGTTAAACCATTTGTAATACCAACTAGGAGCATCCATCGTTACAAAGATACGGGCTGTTTTACCTAACAAAAGTTTTTCGGGAAGGGGAGAGTTTTTCCGATATTTAAAAGAGAATCCCGGTAAAAACACTCGGTCAATCCATGCCTTTAATATCGCAGGCATACTGGCCCACCAACTAGGAAATACAAATACCAAATGGTTTGCATCCGTTATCAACTTTTGACTTCGGATCAAGTCTGGTTCGAGCGTCTGAGGGGAATCTTTTTTATGGCCCATGTGTAAATTATAATCAAAACTTAAATCGGCCAATTTCAGATAGTTCACTGTATGACCCGATTGTTTTGCTGAATTTACATAAGTCTCCGCTAAATGAGCACAAAGTGAATTTGGGTTCGGATGGCCAAGGATAACAAGAATATTCCGTTGGTTGGTTTGCATGGGACCTCATATCTAATAGATATATTTTTAAGCTATATCTATTAGATATGAATTGTCAATCGAATATTTGAAATATTTTTTATTGTTCTGCGCAGTAAAACTTCAAATCACTAGTACAAGCTACATTCAAATTATTGAGTAACGCTACATTATTGCTACTAGAACTACCTACAATTCCGTTCCCAGAGATTGAATTTGTCCAATTGGAACAATTGTTCGGATCTGATTGCCATGAAGTTCCAAATCCAGTCCAAGTGGTCACTCCCGGAGATTCAATTCCATTCACAATTGGTAGGGTAAACAATGAAACTGCATTCGTAGTTCCGATCGGCGTTGTATTGTCGCTTTGAACATAAGATGCGAATGGTTTTAGAACCCAGTCCAATTGGCCATCGCCTACATCTCCCGTGATAGTTGCCCTTCGAATTCCAGAATCAGTTGCAATCATTGCCTTACATTGAGATCCAACAGGGCATTTAGGATCGGAAGAACATGTTGCATCTGCTCCGGCAATCCCACCTAAGTTTCCTTTGGTGAGAGTTGAATTCACAAATAACCTTTTATCGTTATCTAAAATCTGCATTGAGATCAATCTTTCTTGAAGTCGCAAAGTACTATCTGCAGAAGTCGGCACCAGGCGAATTAAAAAATCCCTAGTCCCATTTAATAAGGTATCGTTTACAGCCGTTACAGTAATCATTTTTTCCGAAGGCCAATCATTGGGTGTCCAAACAATTGTAGTTGGGCTGACTGTCGCATAAGAAGGATTCGAAACGACTATATTGACATTCACATCTTCTTTTGGCTCGGACCCAAAACCTAATTTATAAGTTAACGAAGAACCAATGGTAGCATTCCCGCCATGTTCAGAGAGACGACCTGTTGTTGCACTAAGCAATATGCCAACTTGATCTTTGATTGTAATGCCTGGAAAACATGCATCTTTCTGTTCACCAGAAACTGCCATTAGCAAAAAAGTCATGGCAAAGGATTTTGATTTTGGGTCACAAGGATTATTATAGGAATTTTTACTACAAGAAAGGAAAAGAACACTAAATAGAAGAGCTCTAAAAAACATGGAATATCAATCTCTTATTTCTACCAGAACTCGAAATAATTAATTCCAAGCAATGAAAAATATGGGTTATATTCACCAAACGATAATTAAATGCTAATTAAGAACATATGAAGACTATGATTTTTAAACCCAACTTGATTGGAGAGTGCAGAGAGTATTTCGAGAAATTTTCAATTTTTTTGTTAGAAACTAGGTTAAATTTTAATACTCTACGCAAAATAAATTTACAGGGTTATTACAATTAAAATTTCCACCAAAAAGCGTGCTATTTGTAAATTGAGTACGAAACATGTAACCCGTAACAGTATTAGTGTTATCCGTCCAATCACTACAACTATTTGCTCCCAATACCCAACCAGAGTTACTACCAAGCCATGTTCCAGGAGCAGAGGCATCCATCACACTGAAAAAGGGAATTTGTAAAAGTGAAGAGGAATTTGTATTGGCTATCAAAGTTGCATTATCGGTGAGATAATAGTGAGCATTAGGATGTAGAACCCAATCAACCTGGCCGTCACCTAAATTTGCAGATTGAGAGGCTACTCTTGTTGAACCTAAAATCATCGCCTTACATGTCGAACCTGCAGGGCATTTTATATCAGAAGAACATATAGTATCAGCCCCAGAAATTCCGCCAAAAGATCCTCCCATATATGGATTTGTCGAAACAAATAATCGTTTTTCATTGTCCAAAACTTCAATAGGTATAACTACAGGTGTTAGATCTAAATTTTTATCATCCGAATTTGCTATGAGTTGCAGACTAATGTTTCGACTGCCATTCAACAGATTATCATTTTTAGCCGTGATATAAAAAGTCTGTGGAATCGACCACGACTGAGAATCGAATGTAAAATTTAATTGCGATACTGTAATATAAGTTAAGTTCGAAAACACCAATTGGATTTCAACCTTCGACATAGGTTTTCTTCTTAGTTGAACTGTAAAAGTTTGAGAACTACCTAGTGTTAAATCTCCACCACCTTCGGAAACCTTTCCTTCTTTTCTATTCACAAAAATAGCAGATGGATTGAAATCAACTATTCCAGCAGAACAATTGCTAATTTGTATACCTAATAGATTATAAATAATAACAGAATTTTTATAAGAGTCCGAATTGATATCGCAAGCATTGTTTAATGATTTTTCGCGACAGGAAAAAATGAAAAATAAAATAATGATAAATCGAAACATAGAAAATTAATTGTGATTCAAACGATACAAAATTCACAAAAGGAATAATGTTCGCAACCAATATTCAAAATCTATAATTTATTGCCTATGGGTTATCGTATTCCCTAGACCAACAGAAATCAACCCATCGCACATAGTGAAAAACATTACATTTAGTTTCCTTCTCAGAAAAAAGGCCTATTTGGTTTTTAAACCGGCAAGGCCAATACGATCAGTATCTGCATCCTTCAACAAACTCTTTAAATCATCAGGAATGGGCATAGATGCAAAAATTGGCACAGAAACTCCGCCCGTATTCCCAACCGGAATTCGATTGAATAAACTACCGATCCAACCGAATAAAACTCGAATCATTTGACCAAAAATTTCTTTTCCATCCAATGCTCTAATTCCAAACACCAACATTCGAAAGTGAATGCCTGTATGTGAGATTGGATGGTATTGGCCAATGACATGTGCTCTTTCTAAAAAATGCCAAGCTTGCACAAAGTTTTTTTCCTTCAAAGAGACGTGGTAGTTCTCTAATTCTTTCCGATAGGCTTTTCTAAAATCTTCAGGCATTTTAAAATTCATTTTGGTCAACCCACTCACCAATAGTTTATCTTGAAAATCGACAATTCAAAAGATTCTAAGATATGTCCATCCTACTTCAATTAAGAATAAAATCCTTGTATAAAAGGGCTATGATGAGAATATTTTTAATTCAAAATGTGTATTTTTTTTTAACTCAGAAGGACTCAAACCAAAAGATCTACGTAACACTCGATTAAAATGTGGCTGATCAAAAAATCCACCTTCATAGGCAGCATTCATCAAATCTTTTTGTTCGATAAGAGTGAAAATTGCTTTCTGCATTTTTTTCCATAACTTATAACTTGAAAATGTAATACCTGTTTCACTGCGAAACAAATGTCGAAATCGACTGGGAGATAGTTTTGTAATTTTAGAAATTTGTTTCAAAGTGAGTTGGTCTAATTCATCTTGTTGTATGAACGACAGACTATCCTTAATACGATTGTCAATATTTCGTTGGTTTTCTAAAATAAACTTATCTTTGAGTAATTGAAGGATTTTGTTTTTTGCTTCACTTTGGTTTGATTTTAGTTCTGTTTCAAAAAACAAAATATCTGAATTAGAAATAATATCCGTTAAATCAAAAGCAGGATCGCCTTCCTTATGAATAAAACCTGTTTGATAAGACACAGCAAATAACAACGGATCGATCAATAAAATAATAAAACGATCGTTCCCAAAAGTTGTTTCATGACTCACTCCCGAAGGGACCAAAGCTGCTTGTGAATAAAAATCTTTACCATTTTTCCCTCTCAGCAAAAAAGGTTTGTCTAAAGAAAAACAAAACTGATGGTAAAAGTGGCTGTGACGTTTGGTGGCAAAGGATACTCCCGTATATGCGGCCATTTCTTTCCAAACATAAAAGCCTGACTTCTCCTTTGTTTCCATTGCGATTCAATCTGACGAATTCGTTTTTAATGAATTGATAAACTGGACCATTAGATTTTTTACTGATTGTTTCGTAACTTCTTCAGTAATTTCTCCATCGATAGAAACCTTTCCTTTCACTCCAGAAATCAACAAATTGGTTTTTTCCGATAACTTAGCACCGATTGTTTTTAAGACCAATAGTAAAGATTCATGTGCCTTTTCACCAACCGATGCTGCTGTGATAAGTGCCACAGGTTTATCTGTAAACACAACAGAAGAAACTGCCCATTCAATTGCATTTTTCAAAACTCCAGGAATGCTAAATACGTACTCGGGAGAACATATTAAAATCCCATCAGCTTTCTCCACTTCCTTTAAAAAAGTTTTCACTATCTCTGGAGTTTCTTCATCAGAGATTCCAGAAGCAAAAAACGGAAAATTGGCGATCTCATCATACATCATAATTTCACAATCGTCTGCGTAATTATGTTTTAAAGCATTCAGGATTTTTTTATTATAAGAAGAGGAACTAATTCCTCCTGAAATCGCTAGAACTTTGGGTTTTGATTTTGACATAACTGATTAAATTGAAATTCCCATAATTTTTTTAGTTCCATCCATCTCTTTGGTATAAGAAAATAATTTTAAGATAGAAAACTTTTCATATCCGTTGTCTTCCGTTTGGTATTCCCAAAGCCAACCCCACAAACTGCCTCTTTTTACATAACCTCTTTCTATCTCTGTTTTTTCTTGATACAAAGCACCAAGCAAAATATAGGTGGAATATTGGTTATCTGATTTAGTTTTATTATGATAATAACCAAGCCCCGCAAGCACCAATTCGGTATTTTCTTCTTCTGAGTCAAAAAGGTAATATAGAAATGGCCCATACAATCGAGACTTTTCTTTGTTTGCATCGGCAGTTCTTACGATCGGAAAAAAATTATAAGTAGTTTGATAAGACCTATCGTCATAACCTAACCATAACAAAGTGATTCTATTAATTTCTGACTTCCCTTTGTCAAAACCCCACAACAAACCACCAACACTTCGGAACTGATAACTCACTTCTGTATTTTCCGATTCAATTAAATATAAAAAATTATAATAATGGCCTTTTCGATCCCATTTTAGATAATTTAAAAAAGTAAAAGTCGAAAATCCATCTTCGTTCCAATCATTAAATGACAGAGGAATCACTGAAAAACTAGATTTTGTTTTATAAAACGGAAAAATTAAAAGATGAGAAAGTTTTTCATCCTTCTCTAAAGGAATTTCCGGTTTGGTTTTTGCATTAGTGCCATAGTCTCGCTCTTTGTACCATTCCCAATCTATAAACCAAAATAAATTGGTTCTACTTCCGCCATTGTTTTTATTTCTATAAAAAAATGGAGTCACCCAAAAAGTTTTTTCTTTTTCATTAAGATGAGAATTTTTTTCTTCATAAGAAATCCATAAGGGCCAAAACAAAAATTGAATATCAGGATCAGTAGAAGTTTTTGTTTTCCGATAAGATGAAAACAATGTAAACGTATCACTATGTTGGTATTTTTCGGTTCCATAATTCCGATGAACATAAAACGGCAAAACTCTATGTCCAGAATCAATGTCTGATTCATAAACATTCACAAAAGGCCAAAAATAGGATCTTTCTTTACGATTGTTTTCTCTAAGGTCTTCCGTTAAATAGAAATTCAAAAGATAAGCACGGAATTCTGAATCTTTGTCTTTTTGTTTACCATATAGTGGAAATAGTATTTTGTATTCTAGATCATCCGATTGGTAACTAAACCAAATGGGAAAAAAAGGTGGTAATAAAACCACGTTATCTTTTGAAGCTTCATCCCAAGTAAACCAAGCTAGTGGCAACAAACGAATGTGTCTTTTGGTATCTGCCTTTTCATAAGAAAAAATTCCGAAAAGTAACTGGTATCCAAAAAAACTATCACTATTGTCTCGATTAAATTCTCTTTTTTTAACTACCTTGGGCTCGTTTGATTCAATAGAATTTTTTTTATTTATTTGGTTACCACCATTCAGAACTTTGGTTCGCTGTGAATATCCAACCAAATTATATAAAATTCCAAAGTCAAAATCAACATACAAATTCCCTTCGTTTGTTGCGACATTTACATCGACAGAATTTGTTTTCGTATACCATAATAAATTAATGTGATAATCTTCTTCCTCATCGGCATAATTAAAATAGACAGGAAAAATAAAATCAAACTCCTTTCCTGGTTTTCTATACCTTCCAAAAATAGGGAAGGTTACCAATAGACTTTCTTCCTTGGCCTTATTGTTAGAATAATAGACAGGGCCCATCCAATATTCATTTTCATTTGACCTTTG
It encodes:
- a CDS encoding N-acyl homoserine lactonase family protein, whose translation is MKSLTPIFVLVVLFSFFGCFSRAAIPYTKEVPPVQLEKPIEGLKLEVFQTGRMVIDGWAAYTGGEGKISMDQPAYLISHPTYGLVAFEAGHHSEIATNPSEHLGWIHRVGLMPMEQDRGQDFRNQLKTTGKNPDSIRDLLVSHFHPEHVGAVEEFPNARIVADRREIKHGTESPNYNYVNTEYDGISNWFQIDFSSKNQFGSFEGSYDLVGDGSILVLSTPGHTPGHISLLVNLGSGPVLLTGDMAWTEHNIRSASIGLPFISSDGEAARISLGQLLAFQSKNPGVLIVPGHDLNPLRKNPRKDIHIHP
- a CDS encoding MarR family winged helix-turn-helix transcriptional regulator; protein product: MEEIIEQWRKEIPTLSLRGMEVFGRLGQAAILASDAVESSLSKLGLKMGEFDVLASLRRSGPPFQLNPTQLWQGMLLSSGAMTNRLDRLEIAGYIERFPDPNDRRATLVSLTEKGLKLINEAVVLHTQNEDECIQDFTVEEITSLNSLLSKLKRSIEKTKK
- a CDS encoding ABC transporter substrate-binding protein, whose product is MGWGTVSKRCYYVFSVCVMFIFCSPIFGTEKVTLHLKWFHQFQFAGYYAALEKGYYKDLGLDVEIFESTIGIKGIHEKVIQSPGHYGVGSNELIQERYAGKPVVVLAVIFQHSPSVLFFKKTSNIQSIHDLAGKRVMLTPRMDEIVAYLKKEGIELKDLQLIEHKFDPNDLITGKVDAFSGYATTQAYDFKKAGFPFVEYSPRVAGIDFYGDNFFTSEIEVREHPDRVKAFREASLRGWQYAMSHEEEIVDLIYEKYSKRNSKERLLFEAKQMTPLIQPVLVEMGYMNPGRWKHINDVYADLGMLPKNMNLRGFIYDPNPQTNYDWIYYSFGVVVSIFIVVWLVQWRRLEKQYSENLKKQVEVRTEELKNSNEYLQVLNQSLLNTLKELTEAQDRLLSSEKLAVLGQLAAGMAHELNTPLGAIVSSNQSLADFLNNKINKIVETILGFSKEDSVRFNKVLEESIKNQTFLEGKAERLIKKDLASKYSSTLKMDLYGKHMQLVVETGAYRLGDELSQILESENSLTILETVATISAAYRSNQIISVASEKATHVIRALKSYLVTDKDILSGNTVVDVIFEIETILSLYHYNLSKVNIIKSYSTDKKCKGNRDKLNQVWINLLNNALQAMSYAGTLEIKIQWIEPWIKVSIIDSGTGIPDKIKDKIFDPFFTTKPDGEGMGLGLDICKKIVLQTGGKIELEDVPNGACFAVWLPAE
- a CDS encoding PadR family transcriptional regulator, with the translated sequence MKRESKTQYALLGILSQCEMNGYEIRKYIESTISFFWSESFGQIYPTLAKLEEEGLIREWEKTDNNGKKKKVYKITRPGLEAFRRWMDESPIQTNKRNELLFKVFFGRHMNPKLLTQQLEEEVRKQKEDLKLLKNFQKELDTDWEKHPDLEYWSLTLEYAEKQTKLNLDWIDKVKSKIKS
- a CDS encoding alpha/beta fold hydrolase, whose protein sequence is MKFFQKELNEFESNGQYLNFKGFSIYYRTIGEGRNLFLLHGYPFNSYDWSLVIPKISKDRKIILLDFLGMGFSDKPQNHRYSFEEYAEIVNEVANHLGITEADILAHDLAVSVVQEILSSLEKNKFKIRSIAFMNGGLFSDVYNPRLIQRFLSQTPNVIGKLISKVMSRKSVEASLFRVFGPATQPNKHWLDIFWEVLNYKEGKSIAYLIGRLVFEKVRYQKRWTNAMLDTQIPFCYICGPADPNSGLNMSDRFSKVFPSRPIYFLSEKIGHWPQIESPEEVVSTYYQFINELK
- a CDS encoding NAD(P)H-dependent oxidoreductase — encoded protein: MQTNQRNILVILGHPNPNSLCAHLAETYVNSAKQSGHTVNYLKLADLSFDYNLHMGHKKDSPQTLEPDLIRSQKLITDANHLVFVFPSWWASMPAILKAWIDRVFLPGFSFKYRKNSPLPEKLLLGKTARIFVTMDAPSWYYKWFNKSPGVQLLKFGTLEFCGVSPVKVSVFAQVGTRKQSDFLKWTKDVESLAKQGK
- a CDS encoding DUF1554 domain-containing protein, whose protein sequence is MFFRALLFSVLFLSCSKNSYNNPCDPKSKSFAMTFLLMAVSGEQKDACFPGITIKDQVGILLSATTGRLSEHGGNATIGSSLTYKLGFGSEPKEDVNVNIVVSNPSYATVSPTTIVWTPNDWPSEKMITVTAVNDTLLNGTRDFLIRLVPTSADSTLRLQERLISMQILDNDKRLFVNSTLTKGNLGGIAGADATCSSDPKCPVGSQCKAMIATDSGIRRATITGDVGDGQLDWVLKPFASYVQSDNTTPIGTTNAVSLFTLPIVNGIESPGVTTWTGFGTSWQSDPNNCSNWTNSISGNGIVGSSSSNNVALLNNLNVACTSDLKFYCAEQ
- a CDS encoding DUF1554 domain-containing protein: MFRFIIILFFIFSCREKSLNNACDINSDSYKNSVIIYNLLGIQISNCSAGIVDFNPSAIFVNRKEGKVSEGGGDLTLGSSQTFTVQLRRKPMSKVEIQLVFSNLTYITVSQLNFTFDSQSWSIPQTFYITAKNDNLLNGSRNISLQLIANSDDKNLDLTPVVIPIEVLDNEKRLFVSTNPYMGGSFGGISGADTICSSDIKCPAGSTCKAMILGSTRVASQSANLGDGQVDWVLHPNAHYYLTDNATLIANTNSSSLLQIPFFSVMDASAPGTWLGSNSGWVLGANSCSDWTDNTNTVTGYMFRTQFTNSTLFGGNFNCNNPVNLFCVEY
- a CDS encoding DUF3703 domain-containing protein yields the protein MNFKMPEDFRKAYRKELENYHVSLKEKNFVQAWHFLERAHVIGQYHPISHTGIHFRMLVFGIRALDGKEIFGQMIRVLFGWIGSLFNRIPVGNTGGVSVPIFASMPIPDDLKSLLKDADTDRIGLAGLKTK
- a CDS encoding helix-turn-helix domain-containing protein — encoded protein: METKEKSGFYVWKEMAAYTGVSFATKRHSHFYHQFCFSLDKPFLLRGKNGKDFYSQAALVPSGVSHETTFGNDRFIILLIDPLLFAVSYQTGFIHKEGDPAFDLTDIISNSDILFFETELKSNQSEAKNKILQLLKDKFILENQRNIDNRIKDSLSFIQQDELDQLTLKQISKITKLSPSRFRHLFRSETGITFSSYKLWKKMQKAIFTLIEQKDLMNAAYEGGFFDQPHFNRVLRRSFGLSPSELKKNTHFELKIFSS
- a CDS encoding NADPH-dependent FMN reductase, whose product is MSKSKPKVLAISGGISSSSYNKKILNALKHNYADDCEIMMYDEIANFPFFASGISDEETPEIVKTFLKEVEKADGILICSPEYVFSIPGVLKNAIEWAVSSVVFTDKPVALITAASVGEKAHESLLLVLKTIGAKLSEKTNLLISGVKGKVSIDGEITEEVTKQSVKNLMVQFINSLKTNSSD